The following is a genomic window from Onychomys torridus chromosome 13, mOncTor1.1, whole genome shotgun sequence.
TATTGAAGAAATGGATTTTAATGTGGACTTTAAGGGTAAAGAAGTTTTTTTATTATTGCTAGTGGATATTCCTCATGGAGAGGAGTTCCAAGTcatgaaaaagagagaaggaaagtaaaTTAAGGAAAATTAAGAAACTTTTCGAAAAAATACAATAGCTGTACTTACTGAAAtcttttgaaaacataaataaaatagacaaaatagATCTGTGTGATCATTAGAGGTTTGGCATTGATTAAACACTGATGTCAAGGATCATTCACTATCATTGATTTTTCAGCTTCAGAAGCTAGATGTTTGTTGATTAAGTTTCCATTCTTTTGAAGGCACACACTGAAGGAAGTGTGCACAGATGGAGAAGACATTAAATTTCATGTACAATACTGCAGTCAGGTTAGACTCGACAGTGACTCACGTCTTTACAGTTGTTGATGCTGGATAGAGGACTCTTGCAGTTTTTCCTATTATTTTCCCttacttaaattttaattgttcTATAATGAAGGGTTTAATTGAGAGCTAGTAGAAATttgttctagtttcctttctttttttcggtattttattttacataccaaccacagttcccccttcctcctcgcctcctgttccctcccccaaccAACCTTCTAAgccccctccatccactcctcctcgcTCTCCATTTCAGATGGGGTCAGATCTCCCATTGGAATCCACCAAGCATGGCATATCGAGTTGCTGTGGGACAGCTCCTTCCCCCagtgcatcaaggctgaacaaggcatcccaccatagggaataggtcaagcatcagggacaggtcctggtcccattgttaggggccccacaaaagaccaagctacacaactgtcaccgagatgcagagggcctaggtcagtcctatgcctACTCTCTAGCAGTCTgtccagagtctatgagctcccacaagctcaggtaagctgtctctgtgggtttttctGTCATGATCTTGATACTCATTTTCTCATATaatctctccatcctctcttcaactggactcccagagcttggaccagtgcttggctgtggatttctgcttctgcttccatcaggtactggatgaaggctctaagatgacaattagggtagtcaccaatctgattacaggggaaggccagttcaggcaccctctccactattgctagtagtcttagctgggctcatccttgtggtttcctgggaGTTTTGCTGGCAACAGGCTTCTCCCTAATTTCATAATGGCCCCTTTTttattactctccccctccatcctgcGTACAACTCAACCATCCTgacccctcatgttcccatctccccaTCCATTCCCCTCTACACTCcttgcccccagtttacccaggacatCTCACCCATTTTCTCTTCCCacggagatccatgtgtccctctcaggctcctccttgttacctagtttctccgGGGCTGAGGATTGTAGACTGGTTGTCCTTTGTTTTAcctctaatatccacttatgagtgagtacataccatgtttatctttctggtcTGAGTCATcacactcgggatgattttttttctagttccatccatttgcctgcaaatttcgtgatgttgttgtttttatctgctgagtgatactccattgtgtacatataccacattttctctagtTTCCTTTCTATTGCTTTTATAAACTGCATTACCGgaagcattttaaaaagaaaacagtggttTCGGTTTACATACTCTGCCTACAGTCCACCACTGGGgtaagtcaggacagaaactctgCAGGAATACAGGTATGAACAAGGGAAGaatattggatttttttctttctttctttctttttttttttttttgagctgagaatcgaacccagggccttgtgcttgctaggcaagcactctaccactgagctaaatccccaacccaagaataTAGTTTGGGGAGCAAGCAAGAATGttttttactggcttgctccccatagttcactgttatggaataatcattttgtacactgtgaagatatgtctttgcaaggtgccttctgattagtttaataaaaagctaaatggccactATCTAAGCAGGAGAGATAGACAGGACATTCAGACAGAGAATTCTGgggggaagaaaggcagagtcaccagcaaacaaagaggaagcagcatggcagTACAGGGTATAGGTAGCAAAGCCACGCAAAAGAATGTAGATAAAAgatatgggtcaatttaagttatgagctagttaaaaacaagcctaagctatcagccaagcttttataattaataataagtccccATGTCATAATTGGGGAGATGGCAGTCCCAACAAAAAAGTCCAACTACAGTTAATTAATGCTTTCTTAAAttagccaggaccaccagcccaggggtgtgCTATACACAGTGGACTGGGACCACCCACATCAATCCTCAATatagaaaatgcccccataggtGTGCCACTActtcaatctgatggaggcagttcctcaaatGAGGATTTCTCCTCCAAAAAGACTATAGCTTCTATcttgttgacaaaaaaaaaaaaaagcacaaatacaTGGGAACTAGTCAACATCACAACATAACTGAGGCTGCAGCACAGAGAACACAGTGCTAAGCACAATGGTGTCTTCGGTCTCATGCAActcactctccttccttctttcaggtCCTTTCTTCAACACAGCCATGGGTCAGTTATTCTCTGATACCTCTAAGGATGAAGAGAGTGGAGATTTGGAGTCCAGCTtcactaaatattttaagaatattaagacagaaaataaaatcatttctcaGGAAACCACCCGTTTAATAGAATTTCATCTGAAAAGAGGAAATATTCAGGGGGCACACTCTGTAATCAGTAATGCGTTAAAAAATATGGATGACGTCCCAATCAACATTGCTGTGACAGGCGAGTCTGGAGCAGGGAAGTCCAGCTTCATCAATGCCCTGAGGGAACTTAGACCTGAAGATGAAGGTGCAGCCGAAACTGGGGTAGTAGAGACAACTATGATAAGATCTCCATACAAACACCCCAAAATTAAGACTCTGACTTTATGGGACCTGCCTGGCATTGGAACTATGAACTTTCTGCCAAAAGATTATCTGGAGAAAGTGAAATTCCAAGAGTATGAGTTCTTCGTTATTGTTTCGGCCACACGTTTTACAAAACTTGAACTAGACCTTGCCAAAGCAATCAGATTCATGGGAAAGAATTACTACTTTGTGAGAACCAAGGTGGACATGGATTTACACAATGAAAAGAGATCCAAACCACGGAACTTTGACAGAGAAAAGGTTCTGCAGGACATCAAAAGCTACTGTGTAAATTCCTTTCATGAGAATAACATGGATGCACCAGaggttttcttgatttctaacaGCCATTTATCTGAGTATGATTTTCCAGCCCTGTTGGACACCCTGATAAAGGATCTTCCTGCTGAAAAGCGCCACAATTTTATGCTTTCCTTGCCTAATATCACCGAGGCAGCCATTGACAGAAAGCGCAAGTCTATGCAGCAGACTATCTGGTTGGAAGCCTTCAAGTCTGGAACTTTGGCTACTTTTCCTGTAGTGGGCATCCTCAGGGAtgatatgaagaaaatgaaggagaagTTAAACCACTATCGAGTCATCTTTGGAGTGGATGACGAATCCCTGGAAGTCATGGCTAAGGATTCCCAAGTGCCTGTTGAGCACCTGAAAGAAATCATTAAATCCCCTTATTTGTTGGAcactaagaaagaaaaagcattagGAGAAATGTTTTTGAAATACGTGGAGAATTTTGCCTCAGCTAATGGTGGGCTCCTTGCTACAGGTCTTTACTTTAGGAAAACCTTTTACATGCACCTTCTTTTTGTTGACACGGTGACTGAAGATGCCAAAGTTCTCCTTAGAGAGACATTTTACAAAAGAACTAGTTAAAACTCAACTCACCCACAGCTACTGACCATGACAACATCAAATGGTTAATACCAGGGAGTCATTAGATAAATTCTCACTCCTAACATAGTTTCTTTACACTAGTCacatgttatagaatattattttaaggtatgttacttttgaggctggagagatggctcagaggttaagagcactgactgctcttccagaggtcctgagttcatttccagcaaccatctgtaacgagtctggtgccctcttctggcctgcagtcatacatgctgtatacataataaataaataaatcttaaaaaaaaaaaaaaagtatgtcacttttgtttatgttgcatttgtttaactctgtgtagctgtgttactgtgcctctcTAAAACACCTCAGGGAtcaataaagaactggccaatagcaaggcaagagaaaggaaaggcggggctggcaggcagagagaatatatagaaggagaaagctgGCAGAGAgctaggagacagagaaggagaagaactCCAGGagtcagctacacagcaagccatggaataagagtaagatttacagaagtaagagaacggggaaagcccagaggaaaaaggtagatggaataagtgaaggaaagctggcaagaaagaagccaagctaaggccagcattcataagtaaaaataagcctccatgtgtgatttatttgggagcttgccaccaaagagaaaaaacaaccaacaacagccaATTCACTGACACCATGGGGGAAAGAAACTAAAGATAAGGGTCATGGGTCTTACTATGTCAGAACTTTAAAATCCCCAGTCTCTCtaccttcctctctgtctttcaacTCCACCTGCAAACacttgaattctctctctctctctctctctctctctctctctctctctctctctctctctctctcacacacacacacacacacacacacacacacacacacacacatacacaaaagataGGAATCGATGTTTTATACCTATTTCCTCCTATTCCAAATATTCTAATGAAACTCAGGAAGTTGGGGGCTCTGTGATCACTGCATAATTCACTTCCATGCATGTATGAGGACCATAGATCCATTTCCAGAACCCACTGAAATGGTGAGTGGGTGTGCCATCCACCTTGTACTTCCACATTTTGAAGTCCCAGACAGTGGAACCATGAAGCAAGCTGGCTTGCTAGAGTGTGTATATCTACAACCTCTTGGTTCAATTGACGCCCTGCCTTgatgaaaaagacagaaagcaatTGAAGATGAGGCCAAACATAAGCCTGACATGCCCACACACAAGTGAGCATATACaccatacagacagacaaatcaaaaatataaaataaaataattcttgggaaataaataaaaatctcaagacTTAGAAAGTAAAGAAACATAGAAGATTCACAAAGTTCTCCTCAAGGTTATATAAGCAAGAAGCAttctgtggggctggggatttccAACCAGCTGAGGTGCCTGTAAATCATTGAGGGGGCTCCATGGATGCAGCTGTGGTGAATCAGTGCCCTGCTGCTGGGGTGGGATTTTCaatgatgcagctgtctttaagTGATCAATGTTTCTGTAAGCAACCCTCACCCAAATAATGTCACTCATTTGCTAAGCTGGACTCagaaggtttttggtttttttgggtttttttggtctgtcatgggtgCTTATACAGGGTGAATAGAAATTTGTTTGTGTCTCTCCAAGAAAAGATCATACAACACAATTGATGCCTTGAACAGGGACTAGAAGAACCAACAATGAGTTGATAGGACTGGTTGCATTGTCCTTAAGATATATGATGTATGAAAGTGAGACTGCCCATGTGATCAGCCTCCACAACCCTCGTAGTGGTTGGAAAGGAAATGCCCCCCCCAGtaggttcatagggagtggcactattaagagttgtggctttattggaattggtgtggccttgttggaggaagtgtgtcattagggatgggctttgaggtctcagatctcaagccaggcctagcgtctccctctcttcctgctgcctgccaatccacaTGAATAAGTCTCACCTACCTCTACTGCACCATGTCTGGCTACgtgcctccatgcttcccacccagatgataatgaactaaacatcTAAACTCTAAACCAGCCCCATTTAAATGATTCCCTATAAGAGTGGCAGTGTTCATGGCATCTATTCACAGCAGTAAAATCCTAATTATAACAACACTATACCCAGATAGAGCTACATAGAAATGACAAAAAAGGGTAGGTCTTGGTAAGTTGTTGGGACACAGAATCCTGTCCACTATCTGTAGTGGGGTGTATATGCAGCCCAACAGGGGGCAGGTAATGTCCTAGGATTGTAGGTGCTGTGGTAAGATTTGCAACATAATGCATGCAGGTGAAGATCCTAGGTTGCCCAGTGCATTATCAGAAAAGGACTGTATGTTAAACACAAACCAAGTGGAGCCCAGGTTGCCTAGCTATCATCATGTGCTTGAAGGGGATGACAGAGGGCAATAAAAAGTTCTAATAAAACAttaatatgtaccatattttctttatccattcttcacttgaagggcatctaggtggtttccaagttctggctattacaaacaatgctgatatgaacataactgagcaaatgcccttgtggtatgattgagcattccttgggtgcccaagagtgctacagctgggtcttgggggagatggaatcccaattttctaaggaggagcattttctcaactatgttcatatcagctttgtttgtaatagccagaacctggaaacaacctagatgcccttcaagtaaagaatggataaagaaaatatggtacatatacgcaatggagtactactcagcagagaaaaacaatgacatcatgaggtttgcaggcaaatggatggatctagaaaaaatcatcctcagtgaggtaacccagactcagaaggacaaacatggtatgtactcactcataggaggatactagatgtaaaacaaagatgactagactgctacacaactccagtgagactgcttagaaaacgggaccctaggaaagacacagggatcacccaatgacacagaaatggatgagatatacatgaacaacctggatgacagtgaatGAAGGGCAACGTTTGAGGAAAGaaggcttaggggagcaagagatcccagctggatcaagagcagaaagggaaaatgaggaataacagaccatgataaatgaagaccatatgagaacaggaataggcagagtgctggagaggtccccagaaatccacaatgacacatcctctgtagactactggcaatggtcaagagaaagcctgatctgacctagtccggtgatcagatagctaaacaccctaactgtcatgctggaactctcgtccaatatctgatggaagtggatgcagagatcctcagccagggcccaggtggagctccaggtgtccaactgtcgagaaagaggagggtctgcaagagcgtgaattgttgaatccaagattgcaaaaagcacagggacaaatagccaaatgaatggaagcacatgaattaagaaccaaaggctgtggagcccccagctggatcaggccctcttgataagtgagacaattgaatagcttgacctgcttgggaggcacccagtctgtgggaccaggacctgtccttagcgcatgagctggctgtttgtaacctagggcttacacagggacactttgctcagtctggaaggagaggactggacctgcctgtactgaatccaccaggtttaaatgaatccccaggggtgccttgatcctggaggacatgggaatggaggggaggagctggggggaagatggggatgggggtgggaggggggaggacaggggaacccagggccgatgtataaaatttaaaacacataataataaagaaaaatatatatattttaaattacaaaaaaacaaaaacaaaaacaaaaacaaaaacaaaacaaaaaaacagattgagccacatagctgtcacccatattcatcaggcctagttcagtcccatgtaggttcctgagctgtcagtctagagtcggtgagctccaactagcaccagtcagctgtctctgtgggcaccaccatgttcttgacccccctctcctcctcctcctcctcctcctcctcctcctccttcttcttcttcttctgcttcttcttttttgaatgtcgaatgtTAGGAAAAATGTctgtaattaaaagaaaaaagatgtttcTTCACTTCTTGTGGAATGCTAACAGTGGGAGTGGCTGGTATcaatgactcttttgcctgcactcAGGACACTTTCACTCCTACTGGGTGACCTCATCCAGCATTGATATCAGGGGTTGTGCCTAGACTTATTGTAATTTGTTGTTTATGTTCAATTTAATATCCCTAAAAggcctggtttttttgtttttttgttttttgcttttgtagaaggggagggagaggtaaAGATCAAGAGTTAGCCTACCTGCTCCCCTGGCCAGAGTCCcgcttattttcttttaaactcagccattctgactggggttaGATAAAATCTCAGATAGTTTTAATTTGAAGCTTCCTGGTGACTAGGATGGTGAACACTCTTTTCAATATTTCTACTCATTTGTGTTTCTCCTTTGGAGAATGCTCTGGTCAGTCCCATAATCAATTTTAATTGGATTGATTGTTTTCTCAGTAGGTTTACATTTTTATGTCCACGTATTCTTTACAGTGATCCTTAACTGATTTAATGCTGGTGAAGTTTTTCTCCCATTCTGAAGGCTAGAATAACAGTTTCTTTCACAGTTTGTGAGCATTTTAACTTCATGAAGCAGTACTTCTTGATTGATGGCTGTGAACAATCTATGTGAACAGAGTTCTATACAGAAAGGTCTTAActgaacctttatcatgaaatgtACTCCTGACAATTTCCCATAGAAGTTTCagaattgggttggggatttagctcagtggtagagcacttgcctagcaagcacaagggcctgggttcgagcctcagctcaaaaaaaaagaagtttcagaATTTCAGATGTAACCTTGAAGTCTTTGATTAATTTGAAACTGATTTTTGGACAAGGTGAGTGATTACCATTCAAGTTTCATCACTTCACACTTCATGTTAAATATCTAGTTTTGCCAACTTAGTTTCTTGGAGACGCTATATATTCTCCAGTGTTTGTCTTTAACATaaatgtcaaaaatcaggtgattgtaggtatgtggatttatacCGAGGCCCCTGGTACTAGTACATTGATTAATAAGTGTTTATGTGATAGGATCACACTATTTTTACCACTATAACCTGAAATTAGTGTCTTAGATTTTTATCTttgactgtgaagagacaccatgacaaaggaaacatagaaaacatttaattgggtgcttGCTTAGAGAATCAGGGGACAGTCCATGTACATCATGACTATGGAAGCAAGCAGGGATCAAagtgctggagctggaggtaaGAGTTGGGCACTGTTTACTATGCACATACTGTCAATAACCTGTAGACTGACTCCAAAAATCAAAAAGGATGTGTCTGAGCCCTGTGGATATGTGGAAAGGAGAACACTCAGTCCCTGCTGGTGGCAGGGCCCACTGGTACAGGCACTAAGGTAATTTGTTAGGAAGCTCCACAGACACTGAAAATAGATTTCCCAGAAGATCCAGCTGGGTCACTCCAGGGCATCTCCCAAAGGACGTACATCCAACTACAGAgctacttgctcatccatgttcattcaTGTTCAGTTCACAACATCCAGGGAATGGAAACAGTCTGGACAGCCATCAGCTGAGGAAAGGGGAATGAAAATGTGTCACCAGGGCAGAATGGAATGTCACTCAGCTGTTAAGCAAACTGAAACATAAAATTTATGGggaaatggatggagctggaagcATCCTTCTGCATGAGGTAACACCAGCGAGAAAGATAAACATCATTTCATTCCTCTCATTTGTGGGTGTTAGCTCCCACCGTTCAAACATGTGTGATGCATGAGGAATATCCACAGAGACTTGGAAATCACTATGTGGCCATTGGGTGGACCATCAAGAGAGGAGAGATAGTATGCACTGGTAGAAAGagttaaaagaaaattacagttCAGTAAAGGTTAAAGTGAGGAGTGGCAGAGCGGGGGGGGGGTGTTGataagacagaggaaggaaaatgggaGGGTTAAAGAACACTGAAGGATTTTAAACAAGTCATATAGAAACCTACCACTGCAGACATTTCCTAAAGTAatctatgcacatatataaaaggAGTTAAGATGGACTTGCCCTCTACTAGGACAAGTATATCCCTGCTAGATACCAGCAAGtatcaaataaaaagcccagaccCAGGACAGAGTTTGATAGTTTCGTAGGCGGTTTCTAGTGAGCTCCCTGACCATTACAGGTGATTGTCAGTGCTCTTGTCTACCTTCCAGagcttgatggtaagaccctaaaAGTGAAGGCACCATATTCTTGAGTCAGAGAACATGGAGAGACCAAGATACTGAccagaagcttcatccctacagCCTATCtctcatggtgctggaaggttctATCCAcaatattgggggggggggggtacataTTAATCACATGCAACTGTGAactctgtgagctacaataatgactggccaGACAAGACATACCTACCAGTGTAATCATGGCAAAAATGTCTTGGAAGTAACCAGCTGCTTCCTGATTGGATTTAATAGCttctccacaagatgaaacctgTATCTGGGCAAGAACCTAAGGCTAGACAGATCATAGACCATAAGTgagaagtattattattattagtattattattagtattattattatgctTAATGGGCATAATATTAAGTCACCTCCTAATGAGTTATCATGAGGcatctctcacccctcatcaTGGAAGCTTGTATTTGCAGTAGATGATCATCAATcaagagacccacaactggccaagatACAGAGAAcacaacactgaggaaatccagcaTTAAATTGAAGATGTTAATTCTACCTCCAAAGGCACAGGATGGCTGTGGGAAAGGGGgtgaaaagactgtaagagccagaggtggtggatgatgaCAGGGAAatggtgtcttctggacacagcaggacagCTCCATGTATGAACTCACCATGGTTGTGACAGCATGTGTAAGGCCCGTTGAGCCCAAACTGGACCAAAAGCCAGCATAGACAGGGGAGTTGAGATTAACAAGAATTAATGAACATGAATTTACAATCATGAGAAAGTAAGGTTGTAGTCAGAGGGGAGAAAATGAGTTTTGTCCTGAATGAGATTAAAATTGACATCTGCACAGGAGTCTGGACAATGTTTGGTGTGATCAGTTCAGCCTGCCTTTGTGGAGTCAGGGATCAGAAAAATTATCTTTCAAGGGTTTGTGTTCCTGTTTATATGAACTGCTTCTCTGTGATCCGCCCTGTTTCCAAGCCCCACATTCTACTCCTTAGGACATTTCCACATGTGCTGCCAAGGAATTAGCACAGAATGAAAAACAACCAATagtttcactttctctttcttcttcttggaaaTGCAGGAGATTCTGAAAAACAACATGATCCATGAGCTCTGATGATTGGCCCAAACACACTGAGAGGGAAGAGGTATAAATCCTGCAGAGCTGCTTTGAACCTGCTGCTTTCCATGGAAGAAGCAAAGGTGATTGTCAAGTGAAGAGACCGCAGTGCAGTGCAGTGAGGTTCCTGTAGCTGAACTACAGTGAGCAAATCCACTGGACACAGGATAATCTGGTAAGTGCAAAGCAGCATTCAGTTTTAACTTCAAATCCTCACCTTCTCTTTTCTCATAAGAGCTAATAGATAACAAGACATTTAGGAACATTCTCTGAGAGTGAGGCTTCTTAGTTTAGAAGCTAAGGAGCtttggtgggaagcagacaggacaGGCTTGTGGATAAAGTCTTAGCTAATTACTCAAGTTGAGGTAGACCTAAAGCCTGATCTTGATATTGTTTTTGGCGAAAACACGTTCAGTATTTTGACTTGTCTCTTATTTCTCTCCCTAAAATGGTTGTGGATAGATAATTCAGGTGATGGAATATTTCTGCAGTGTGTGTGAAGTTTGTTGTATCTGAAACATAATGAAAGGATGGTGAATGATAGAGGCAGGTACATATTTACAAGGTGAACATAAATCCTGAATCCTGCATAACTGACACAGAACCTAAAGAAAGGTGATTAACAGCCATGTGGCTACTGGGTAGAGCACAAAGGCATGGAAGCAGTCACAAAGTACAAAGTCCTGAGATGAGAAGACAGCCTGAGATAACAGGAAGGCTAGAATTCAGACACCATCAGCTTCACACAGGTAATAATGGACTTCAAAGGTGTgttgtatgtagtgtgtgtactGTATACCTAGTGGATGATTCCGGACTGAAATAGGAATCCCTGTGGTGCCTCTGGGAACTGACCTGACATGGTATGACTTCAGTGTCCATAAGATAATGGTGGCTCTTTGATCATCCATGTTGTTGCAAGAAGAGTCACAGGAAATATCGTAATGTCAACAACATAATCAAAGCTGGAATTGAGGAAGTCTTGAAGAAGATAATGTAGGAGGAATGATCAGTTGTGATTGGATTTGGAAATAGAGCTTAAGTCTACAAATTGATTTGATGTGGGTGAGACAGAAAGAGGAGGCTACAGAGTGACAGTGGGGattgctgggttttttttcttttttattataagaaattttctatcttctttacataccaacctcagatcCCCCTTCATCTTCCCACTTCACATCCCCCAGCCTTACCCCCAACCTCCGCATCCCCACAtatcccaaatcaaggtctcccatgggcagTCAGAAAaacctggcacactcagctgaggcaggtccaagtccctacccgttgtaccaaggctgtgcaaggagtTTTCTTACCCGATGGTGAGGTCCATTGTGCTGCTATTGCAGGTCTTTTAGGCAGGTTTGTGGAGTGCAGAGGGCAGATATATGAGATCTGCTCTAGTTAAACACTCAacaatcaaacacaggtccttagGCCGTGAAGCAAGTGtatttagctgctgagccatcttactggacttgatactcttttttttttttttttgagacggggtctcaattagcccaggctagcctcttaCTCACTGTGTACCAAGAATGACCTTGGAGTCCTGACCCTCTTACCTCTACTTCCTGAACATCAGAATTATGGGGATCTGCAAATGCATGCATTTAATAAGGTGTTGGGGATTCAACCCAAGGCCTTATTCATGCTGAGAAAGCTCTCTTCCAATGGACCTACATCTCCAGTGCTCAGTTAGATTGCTTTCATAAAGTAAAATGTGTAACAGGAAATAGTAAATCTAAAGGATGAGTTGAGGACACTGAAATGTTGTAttgaagaaatgtattttaatgtgGACTTTAAGGGTAAAGAAGTTTTTTTATTATTGCTAGTTGATATTCCTCATGGGGAGGAGTTCCAAGTCatgaaaaagacagaaggaaagtaaATTAAGGAAAATTAAGAAACTTTTCGAAAAAATACAATAGCTGTACTTACTGAAAtcttttgaaaacataaataaaatagacaaaatagATCTGTGTGATCATTAGAGGTTTGGCATTGATTAAACACTGAAGTCAAGGATCATTCACTATCATTGATTTTTCAGCTTCAGAAGCTAGATGTTTGTT
Proteins encoded in this region:
- the LOC118594772 gene encoding interferon-inducible GTPase 1-like, coding for MGQLFSDTSKDEESGDLESSFTKYFKNIKTENKIISQETTRLIEFHLKRGNIQGAHSVISNALKNMDDVPINIAVTGESGAGKSSFINALRELRPEDEGAAETGVVETTMIRSPYKHPKIKTLTLWDLPGIGTMNFLPKDYLEKVKFQEYEFFVIVSATRFTKLELDLAKAIRFMGKNYYFVRTKVDMDLHNEKRSKPRNFDREKVLQDIKSYCVNSFHENNMDAPEVFLISNSHLSEYDFPALLDTLIKDLPAEKRHNFMLSLPNITEAAIDRKRKSMQQTIWLEAFKSGTLATFPVVGILRDDMKKMKEKLNHYRVIFGVDDESLEVMAKDSQVPVEHLKEIIKSPYLLDTKKEKALGEMFLKYVENFASANGGLLATGLYFRKTFYMHLLFVDTVTEDAKVLLRETFYKRTS